In Niallia sp. FSL W8-0635, one genomic interval encodes:
- a CDS encoding MFS transporter, which produces MEPITNKVQMQKKGLALYFSLPILSWALYDAANTIFSSNINTVFFPLYLQEIVGSNEVQNQIASTFISYANAVASFLLVIFSPLFGVIMDRTGKKKKYIVILTLLTVIGTIAMGIFSSIQFSQTMFGIPMSLIFVILFFVLSKFTYHSSLVFYDTMISDLGSKEQIPLISGFGVAVGYIGTLIGLSVYLFIDDGAYNQSFIPTGILFLLLSLPLFYFIKDTPKENVQKQSFLSGYREIVETFKQIRNYRKIFIFMLAYFFLNDALATTIAMMAVYANAIIGLSTGKFIILYLVSTIASIIGSFIFGYITKSIGAYRAVRYVGILLVIALIIATFAWNEGSFWIAGSLFGVALGSMWVTTRTYIVEITPEEKRGQFFGLFAFSGKVSSILGPLLYGTITFVFADLGNIASRMALGSLIILTIIGLVIHARVKEEW; this is translated from the coding sequence ATGGAGCCGATAACAAATAAAGTTCAAATGCAAAAAAAAGGATTGGCGTTATATTTTTCTTTGCCAATTCTTTCATGGGCACTATATGATGCTGCAAACACCATTTTTTCGTCAAATATTAATACCGTTTTTTTTCCGTTATACTTACAGGAAATCGTGGGTTCAAATGAAGTGCAGAATCAAATAGCGTCTACTTTTATATCCTATGCAAATGCTGTTGCAAGCTTTCTGTTAGTAATCTTTTCCCCTTTATTTGGAGTTATTATGGATAGAACAGGGAAGAAGAAAAAATATATCGTTATCCTAACATTATTAACTGTTATTGGAACGATTGCTATGGGGATTTTTTCGTCTATTCAATTTTCACAAACGATGTTTGGAATACCAATGTCTTTAATTTTCGTTATTCTCTTTTTTGTATTATCTAAATTTACATATCATTCTAGCTTAGTATTTTATGATACTATGATTTCTGATTTAGGAAGCAAGGAGCAAATTCCTTTAATATCTGGATTTGGCGTTGCAGTAGGCTATATTGGTACACTCATTGGCTTATCTGTTTATTTATTTATAGATGATGGAGCTTATAATCAATCCTTTATTCCAACTGGGATTCTCTTTTTGCTTTTATCCTTGCCATTATTTTATTTCATCAAAGATACACCAAAAGAAAATGTCCAGAAACAATCATTTTTATCAGGATATCGTGAAATTGTAGAAACCTTTAAACAAATAAGGAATTATCGGAAAATTTTTATTTTTATGCTTGCTTATTTTTTCCTAAATGATGCATTAGCGACTACCATTGCTATGATGGCAGTTTATGCAAATGCAATCATTGGATTAAGTACTGGAAAATTTATTATTCTATACCTTGTGTCAACGATTGCTAGTATAATCGGATCATTTATCTTTGGATATATTACTAAAAGTATTGGCGCTTATCGGGCTGTTCGCTATGTTGGAATATTATTAGTGATTGCTTTAATTATTGCAACGTTTGCTTGGAATGAAGGATCCTTCTGGATTGCTGGTAGTCTTTTTGGAGTTGCATTAGGAAGCATGTGGGTAACGACGAGAACCTACATTGTGGAAATTACCCCGGAAGAGAAGAGAGGACAATTTTTTGGGCTATTTGCCTTTTCTGGTAAGGTATCATCTATTCTCGGTCCGTTATTATATGGTACCATTACATTCGTATTTGCTGATTTAGGGAATATAGCAAGTAGAATGGCGCTGGGATCATTAATTATTTTAACGATTATCGGGTTAGTGATTCATGCACGTGTAAAAGAAGAATGGTAA